The stretch of DNA ATCAACTCCATGTTCAGAATTAACTTTATCAGGAATATTATGGACAGACGAAACTCACCACTAGTGTGACCCTTCTAATGGCCGAACCTTTCCCGGTCGTGCTGGACTCCAGTACAGGCTCCGTGCCCTTGGTTTGAGCACCTGGAGTATGATTTACTGTCTCCTTTTCTGCATACGTATCCATGGTCAGCCATCAGAGAGGAATTTCATGAAACCACCACAAATAAACTCAGCAGGCAGCTTCTTCTGGACTACGACCACTGTAAAATCGACTTCTGAAGAACCCGACTTCATAAGGTTCTCAAATTTTCCAGGAGTAATCGCGCATTTCTAATGTTCCAACCGAAGTATGCGCCCCTGGCTGGCTGGCTCACAGAGGCCGAGGGAAGTGATTGAGCAGCGAGAAGGGGAAGGCTGGGGAGCGCCTCACCGGAGCTGAGTGAAACGCCTTCCTCCTGCTCCGCACCCCTGGCGCGCCGCCTCCGCGTCCTCCCCCGCCCCCCGCCTTCCCCATCCCCAGGGCGCCGCGACGCGGCGGCCACCGTGACCGCGAGAGACCGCCATGGGAGCGGAGACGGAAGGAGCGTCACGCGCGCGCGACGGAGCCACGTGGCCGGGAGATGCGGGAGGAACCGCGTGGCGGTTGAAGCGGCCACCGCGGAAGCcatcgccggcgacgaggtcgGTCGGGCGGGGTGAGACGGGTAGAGCTCGGAAGCGTACGGTCGCGAGCTCAGCCACAGCGGGTGGGAAGTCAGCCACCGAAACGGAGCGCACGTGCGCGCCCGGAATGTGACCCGTAACCCGTTAACGAACCCGAACCCATTAAGCCTCTGTTGCCTGTTGGCCTCGCTTCCTACTGGAGCGCATCCGCGAACCGAGGGTTTCTCTTGTCTTGCGTAGCTGCCTCTCGACGCCGCGATCCTGCTGATTCCGGGGTTTCCTACGCGATTCGAGGTTGGTTTCCTCCGATTCATGTTGCGCGAGGCGTTAATCCTCCGAATTTCTGCAGATTTTCCATTTATTTCGGTGTGATTTTTGGGGTTAGTCAGATGGGGGATGGGGAAGAGACTGGCTGCGGTGATGGCGCGACCACCGCGGCGAGGGCGGGGGCGCCGCTGAGGGATATACGTCGGTACAAGTGCGAGTTCTGCGGCGTGGTTCGGTCCAAGAAGAGTTTGATCCGCGCCCATGTCCTCCAGAACCATAAGGTAGTGGTGCTGCTCATGGCATCCAGATGTGTGTTTCCTTTGTGATTGGAGTAATACTTCTGCTCTGTAGGATGAAGTGGATGGTCTGGAGGATTACCAGGAAGGTGGAGATGGTGCTTCGCGCAAGGTCAGCCATGACTGCAAGGAGTGTGGCATGAGGTTCAAGAAGCCATCCCATCTGAAGCAGCATATGCAGAGCCATTCACTCGAGGTATCTGGCTTATGTTGAGTTGTAGTATATGCTCAATGGATGCTTCGGCTAGTAATGTTCGTCTGATTCATTATCCAAATGAATATCCTCTATAATAGAAGGCCAAAATGAAAACTACAGGCCTGTTTTAACAGTTGGTTCTGTGGATGTCTTGGTAGTTTCCATTTGGTTCTGTATGGTGCCTTGTTGGGTTGTGGTGTATGGTAGTTTGTTCCGTAATTATTAATTTATGCTGATTTTTGCAGTCTATTTGTTCAGACATGGATGTGTGAAGCATTGGATCCCAAAGAACTCCAAAATGCGAGAAGGGCTTGAATGGACTAGTACCGGGATGGGGAGACCCTCCTGAGAAGCTCCATCAAGAGTGCCTCTTTCACGCTGTTCGTCAGGTTGTTGTCTCTTCTGTTCTGAGCTGCTTGCTGTTTGTTCCTTCTGTTGCTATTGCACGGATATGCTAAAGGTCCAGTCTCAGCATGGAATGTATTTTTCAAGGAGTCATGTGTCTACCTTATTAGTTATATTTGATAATTGACAGGTTGACGCTGCAATCCCATTTGAATATATCTAGCCATCACCACTCTATGGTCTTCTCACAATCAAATTGTAAAACAAATAGGGCAACACAATTTCTTGTGTGAAGCCAATATATGCTGAACTTTAGTTATATGTGTTTACTGAAACAATCCGATCTCAATGTCCTTCAGTGGAAATGATATATTTCATCCTAGATCCAAATTAATTATCACTTGAAGTTGAGGTGTTTGGATAAGTAGTAGTTGCCATTCGGCTCTGCTTTTGGTTGGATTGTTGTATGGCATTTGATTCTCTGATTTCTGCAGACTACCAAGTGAGATATAAAAGCGTGAAGCATTGGATCCCAAAGAACTCCAAAATGTGATAAGGCCTTGAATGGACTAGTATCAGGATCGGGAGACTGTCCTGAGAAGCTCCATCAAGAGTGCCTTTATCCACACGCTTCTTCAGGTTTGCTTGTTTGTTTCGGCCTGCTTATTCTAAGATCTTCCATTTTCCCTTTTGTGCTTGCTGTTGTTATTTACATGTGCTTTATAACTGTACTTTCTATGTATTTCAAGCTACTTAAAGATCCTGTCGTAGCATGCCCCTCTGTGGTACCGTTTGCAGCTCTATTACATTATTTCTAGTAAACCTTACTTTGGGTACTATATTGATGTATGCATTCTGAAACCTATTGCAGAGACCCTTTGCTTGCCATGTCGATGGTTGCCCCTTAAGTTATAGCAGGAAGGACCATTTGAACAGACATCTACTTACTCATCAAGGGAAACTATTTGTGTGCCCCATCGAAGGATGCGACCGTAAGTTCAATATTAAGGGTAATATGCAGAGACATGTTCAGGAAATGCATAAAGATGGTTCTCCTTGTGAAAGCAAGAAGGAATTCATTTGTCCGGAGGTTAACTGTGGGAAGACTTTCAAATATGCTTCCAAGTTAAAAAAGCACGAAGAATCACATGGTGAGAAACTCACTTTACAGTTTACAACCATTTCCATATTTCTGATACGACTCTAAATAGCACACTTTTGCAATGCCCAATGAAATTTTATAGTTTATTGATTTTACTTGGATTGGATGTAGGAAGTTATAGTCTATTCCATCCCTTTGAGCCAACTTTACCAATGTGAACTCTTTGTAATCGCTAATTACCAAAGTTTTCTTTGTTGTGATGAACTTTTGGTACATGTGGTGCAGTCAAGCTGGACTACACAGAGGTTATCTGCTGCGAACCAGGCTGCATGAAAACTTTTACAGATGTGGAATGCCTCAAAGCACATAACCAATCCTGCCATCAACATGTTCAGTGTGATGTCTGTGGCACTAAGCAACTAAAGCGGAATTTTAAGCGCCATCGCCAAATGCATGAAGGCTCCTGCATTACTGAAAGGGTCAAATGCCGCTTTGAGGACTGCAAATGTTCATTTTCAAAGGTCTGGTTGTAATCTAGCACTGTTTGATTCTCTTATGATTTGTTCTCTCGAATTTATTGGCAAAAGTACTTTGTTATTCATTCTTGGTGAACTTGGAACTGCAGAAATCCAATTTGGAGAAGCATGTTAAGGCGGTCCACGAGCAGCGCCGACCTTTCGTGTGCCAATTCTCTGGGTGTGGCAAGAAGTTTTCTTACAAGCATGTAAGGGACATCCATGAGAAGTCTAGTGCTCATGTGCACACTGAGGTAACACAGATAGCCAATAacaattttgaaaaaaaaattatgCACTTCCCCTTTGGAAATGCAGCTTGCCTGGGGATGTTTATGATTCCCCACCAATTGTTTGCAGGGTGATTTTGTTGAGGCGGATGAGCAGCGACCGCGTTCAGCAGGGGGGCGGAAGAGGAAACCCGTATCTGTCGAGACTTTCATGCGGAAGAGGGTAGCTGCTCCTGATGATGCACCTGCTCATGTTGATGGAACTGAGTATCTGAGATGGCTTCTCTCCGGTTGATCCGTCCAGGACCCGAAGGGAGAAGAGACGCAAGATACCGTTGGACGTTCAAGCACACTTTTGTAAATTGAAATATCTGTAATTTACTTTGCATGTATAGGAAGAGGAAAGCAACATCTTAGGTATTTATATACGGTTTCAGACATGGTAGGGATTGTTAGATCCTCAGTATAAATACAATATGTGATACTACATCTTGAGGTGCAAGCGTAGCAGATATCTTGTGTCTTGAAATGCTTCATGCGCACAATTTCCTTTCCGGTAGGCTCCCAATTCCAACAGGATCCTTCGCAACTTCATTCCAGCAAATGCAGCGTACCCCCTCTGCATTACGGAAAGCACTGAAAGCTCTAGCATACAACACTGGtgcatactgaatagcacagaaCTGCACATGACACTTTTTGAGGCTGGTTTCTGAACCAGCAATGGCAATTCAGCATCACTCACTCCAATTCCAAAATCAAGTTCACGAACATGACAATGCATCAGAGCAATGTGCCGTTATGATTTATCAGTTTTCTACCACATGTATTCCAGACCGAGGACAAATTTTAGCAGCACAAACACAAAAGGAGCTTCTTTTAAGCCAAAGCCGCGGCTGTAACATACAAGAATGCAGAGGCAGAGTGAGACAAAACGCCAAGAAACCTTGTCGACGGATCATTTCTCCGCCGgttccggcgccggcgcggccggcTCTCCCTCCGCCGGGGGCTTATCGGCCTGCGCCAGCATAGCCTCCTGCCGCGCGCGGAGCACGGCGAGGAGGTTGACGGCGGGCATCTGGAGGCAGCCGAGGAGGTACTGATAGGACTGCGCCCTGGTGGGCATGGCCTCGAGCTGCGCGAAGTCGTCGGGCCCGTAGAGGCGGCCCTCGTAGACGGCGCCGGTGAAGTCGTTGAGCTGCAGCTTCCACTCCTTCTGGAAGTCGCGGTAGGGCTTGAGCGCCGGCGGGATCTCGTCGGACCGCACGAAGAGCCACGCGTTCATGCCCCGCGCGCAGGGCTTGAGCGCCTCCCACCGCgtccccgccacggcggccgCCATGTCGGAGTTCTTCGTCACCAGCAGCCGCGCCGTGGGCGGGAGCGACGCGCGGATGCTGCGCAGCTGCGCCACCGTGAGCCCGTGGCACCAGATGCCCGCGAGCAGCTGGCACCCGTCCAGCTCGCGCCGGAGCGCCTCCTGGCGGAccagctccgccgccccgcGGATCGACGGGACCAGGGACGCGGCGGAGCTGCGCACGGACGtcatcggcggcggcgagggttcTCTGTCTGGATGCGAGAGTGGGGCGCGTGCGATCTCTAGCCTTCGAGGACACAGATGGGTCGGGTTACGGGCTTCCTTTCTACTGCTATGATTGATTAATGAAAGCCCAATAAACGTAGTAATGGGCTAAGAAGATTAAAGCCCGTTAACTAAATAATCATTTCTACTTGGATGGAGAGGCTTGCTGCTGGATCCTCCTTTATTGGATTGCCCGGGCCTTTTGCAAGCCCAAAAAGTTTCTTCTCCGATCTGCGAGCTGGGCCTTAGGTTGGATACACTGATGGCCTAAATTTGATATCCTGGCTGGTGTTGGATCAGTTTACCACACAGCACTATTTTTGTCTGACATCCTTTTTTTAGTTTTTTCTTAAATGAAAGAGTAGCGTTTAATCCGTCTGTGCACAAGTCATGCTCTCAACCATCTATTATTACAGTCTTATTCATAAGTTATTTATGATGTAAACACATAATAGTGTTCAATGGTGTCGACAAAACTGATATATATGTGAACTGAGCGTAGCTCACAGATGGTAGCATTTGTTGCGGTGAAACCTACCTTTTCACATTCGAGCTCGACTCTGTACGGTTACtcatatttttctaaatttacttCGAGATAATCGGCGCTAAGTAAATGTAAATGGTAATGTCCCATGGATCACTATAACATCTAGCTAAGTAAACTGAAGAAAAACATcattaaatttgatcaaaagtACTTTAATCATGTCATATATTTATGCCTTTTTACACAATGTTGAATAGTAAAATAAAAAATGTCAATTATTTTGAAACGGATGTTAATATCTGTCACTCATGCGTGCGGGTAATGTGTAAAAAAACGGGGTGCAGCTAGCAGTGTCCAATCATTTTTTTCCTTGAAATATTCTGTATTTCTAGCATATATGCATgcctttttttctaaaaaaaaatcATGTCTAGGATCTTCTAGTCTGATTTTCCAGGATTTGGTCCCGCCTGCAAACTTCCAAAAATCTGAAGAAATTCCATCCGGATAATATCACTCGACCACACGTACAGTGCTACACGTGTGAATCCAATGACGACACACACACATataacatatatatatgtatatatatatatatatatgtgcgtgtgtgtgtgtgtgtagcAGAGCTAGCAATTTTGAGAGTGACAGCAGGCGAGGCGATGCCGACGGATGGATTGTGCATCACGAGCCCAGCCCACTGTTGGTGCTGCGTCTCCGTCAACTGAAAATGCTAGTTGGAGGTTTCTGCTGGATTGATTGATGTATCGTCTTCTCATCGGACAAATAAAGGTTAACAAGGATTAAGGATGTATGCATGCATGTCCAATCAAATGACCCACAACTAAGACGGTGATTTATTACGTACTTTTTAGCTGCTGGGTGGTGGAGCTAGTCGTGGGTGCAGCATGATGTTCCGCATCGGGATTCAAATCCTAGCGTCCACGTATTTAGACAGCAGTTTAATGGCTAGATGAATTAATGCACATCCCTAGTTATGGTACTTCACCTAAAATTTTCCATGCATCACTATTGTATATGCAGATGCAGTGTAGTAAGAGGAGCTCAACTATTTGGCCAAAATTTGTTGCTAGCAGCCACTCGATCTATATATGATCGTCATGCTTAATTTGGGTATGTCACCAAACTGAGTTACTGATAATTAGCATCTTAAATTGAATTCTCTATATATGGCCGGCCAGTCCTGATCTAGTATTGTACAACTTAAGTTATACTACAACTGGCATTAATCTGTCACCATCAACTGGATcagaaaattttaaaaaaatgaGAGTTTAAAACCAAAAGAATCAGCATCAGATCACCATTCGAGCTAGACATTAAGAAAGGCACAAGCTGGTTCAGCTTACATCTGTCATCTGACGCTCTGCATGTATTTTATGTTAGCTTTGCAGCTTGGTTGAGCAGGTTGATCCATGGACGCCTTACTACAACCGATTAGTGTATGTAGTTTGGCAGGAAATTAATATGCATGCATGGTCGATGTGGTGGAGTACAAAGTTTAAGACCATCCATCACACATATGACCAAAGGTGCTAATCATGCTGTTTAGAAAAGTATAGCAGCATACTAAAAGAAGCAGTAGACTACATGTGTAGTGTGCATACACTGCTCTTTTCACAGAGTAGAAAACATTATCTCCAACCAACAAAGAGCGTTAGTTCAAACAATATATATACAGGGCTAGCTACTTTTAAAAAGGAGCTCAACTGATCCTTCGAGTACACCTAATACAAGGAATCAATCACACCAACAGAAGATAAACAAACGCCATTAGGGCTGGGCTAATATAGTACCAGCAGCAGTACCTGTCTGATTTGTTTTATGTTGGTCCATGATACATGTCATGCAATAAGGTTGTGTTAGATTATTACTATCCGATTGGGAATTAACGTAAGCAGTGACGTAATTCGGGGGGTGCACGTAAAATAGCAATATATTTCCTCTCGGAGGGGGAATGGAATCATGCCAAAAGGAGAGAGAGACCCACATCACATGGAGGAAAACAAGGACACCTCCAATCCTTAAAAAATCCTAATAGGGCGTTGTCAGTTTTCTTCTCATTATATATTGCTATGGGTACTAACAATTCTCTTTGAATTCGAAAGCGCGCAGGCACTAACTAACATCAAAGGCCCACAAAAAAAAAGTTAAAAGCATTTTCAACTCGCTAAGTGTGGGCATTGGATTGGCCACATTTTCTCATCTCATTTCACTAGATAGCTCATGTATA from Panicum hallii strain FIL2 chromosome 3, PHallii_v3.1, whole genome shotgun sequence encodes:
- the LOC112884156 gene encoding transcription factor IIIA-like, encoding MGDGEETGCGDGATTAARAGAPLRDIRRYKCEFCGVVRSKKSLIRAHVLQNHKDEVDGLEDYQEGGDGASRKVSHDCKECGMRFKKPSHLKQHMQSHSLERPFACHVDGCPLSYSRKDHLNRHLLTHQGKLFVCPIEGCDRKFNIKGNMQRHVQEMHKDGSPCESKKEFICPEVNCGKTFKYASKLKKHEESHVKLDYTEVICCEPGCMKTFTDVECLKAHNQSCHQHVQCDVCGTKQLKRNFKRHRQMHEGSCITERVKCRFEDCKCSFSKKSNLEKHVKAVHEQRRPFVCQFSGCGKKFSYKHVRDIHEKSSAHVHTEGDFVEADEQRPRSAGGRKRKPVSVETFMRKRVAAPDDAPAHVDGTEYLRWLLSG
- the LOC112884157 gene encoding 50S ribosomal protein L10, chloroplastic-like, with translation MTSVRSSAASLVPSIRGAAELVRQEALRRELDGCQLLAGIWCHGLTVAQLRSIRASLPPTARLLVTKNSDMAAAVAGTRWEALKPCARGMNAWLFVRSDEIPPALKPYRDFQKEWKLQLNDFTGAVYEGRLYGPDDFAQLEAMPTRAQSYQYLLGCLQMPAVNLLAVLRARQEAMLAQADKPPAEGEPAAPAPEPAEK